The following proteins come from a genomic window of Paramisgurnus dabryanus chromosome 19, PD_genome_1.1, whole genome shotgun sequence:
- the tpd52 gene encoding tumor protein D52 isoform X3, which yields MEEAEQDTKRQDFMPEVGEDAVNTVEPTASSTALSEEEQAELRSELAKVEDEIQTLSQVLEAKEKQVAELKRKLGINPLNELKQNLSKSWHEVTTSTAYKKTSETLSQVGQKATTAFSSVGSAITRKLEDVRLQSFSNSFGIRSIQHSASMPVMRNMPTFKSFEEKVETLKTKISPTPSTGDIEEVSNSTLEEEPVVKQPEATISPDQQLH from the exons aTACTAAGAGGCAAGACTTTATGCCAGAAGTGGGTGAAGATGCGGTGAACACAGTGGAACCGACAGCATCCAGCACAGCCCTGAGTGAAGAAGAGCAGGCTGAACTCCGCAGTGAACTCGCTAAG GTGGAAGATGAGATCCAGACTCTTTCTCAGGTGTTGGAGGCCAAGGAGAAGCAGGTGGCAGAGCTCAAGCGGAAGCTGGGCATCAATCCACTCAATGAGCTCAAACAGAATCTGAGCAAGAGCTGGCATGAAGTCACCACCTCCACTGC GTATAAGAAGACTTCAGAAACCCTCTCTCAAGTGGGTCAAAAGGCGACGACAGCATTTTCCAGCGTGGGCTCAGCCATCACCAGAAAGCTGGAGGACGTTAG ATTACAGTCATTTTCTAATTCATTTGG TATTCGCTCCATACAGCATTCTGCTAGCATGCCGGTGATGAG GAACATGCCCACTTTCAAGTCATTTGAGGAAAAAGTGGAAACTTTAAAG ACCAAGATAAGCCCCACACCTTCAACAGGAGACATTGAAGAGGTTTCAAACTCAACCCTTGAGGAAGAGCCTGTGGTAAAACAACCAGAGGCAACAATAAGCCCAGATCAGCAACTTCACTAA